One Lacunisphaera limnophila DNA window includes the following coding sequences:
- a CDS encoding nucleotidyltransferase family protein, giving the protein MSETPLLPEALLIEAVRAIEVNRRRMAVVVSADGRLRGTLTDGDIRRHLLAGGSLDSPVAKAMNPNPVVAEDGAGAGYLKDIMRRGNILAVPLLDKEGRFVRMVHLLDLEEGEPRQVPIANFAFAVIMAGGEGTRLRPLTASIPKPMVEIGGVPLLERQIGRLAQAGLKRVYLSVNYLSHVIEDYFKDGQGFGLEVRYLRETVKMGTAGALTLLPEVPSGPIIVMNGDILTTSDFASLHAFHVAHGATITIAAIDHKVDIPYGVIRADGHVVRGLVEKPSERFLCNAGIYAVSAAALRQLASGKHVNMTDLIDACLRDGLPVAVFPVHEYWNDIGTVADLQNARAHFAKLEVVK; this is encoded by the coding sequence ATGAGCGAAACACCCTTACTTCCCGAGGCCCTGTTGATCGAGGCGGTGCGCGCCATCGAGGTGAATCGCCGGCGGATGGCGGTCGTCGTGTCGGCAGACGGCAGGCTGCGTGGCACGCTGACCGACGGGGACATCCGGCGCCATTTGCTGGCGGGTGGAAGCTTGGATTCCCCGGTGGCGAAGGCGATGAATCCGAACCCCGTGGTGGCAGAAGACGGAGCGGGGGCCGGATACCTCAAAGACATCATGCGCCGAGGCAATATCCTGGCGGTCCCCTTGCTCGACAAAGAGGGAAGGTTTGTGCGCATGGTCCACCTGTTGGACCTGGAGGAAGGTGAGCCCCGGCAGGTCCCGATCGCGAATTTTGCCTTTGCCGTGATCATGGCGGGAGGGGAAGGCACCCGGTTGCGACCGCTCACGGCTTCCATTCCCAAACCGATGGTGGAGATTGGCGGGGTTCCGCTCCTGGAGCGACAGATCGGCCGGCTCGCCCAAGCGGGACTCAAGCGCGTTTATCTGTCGGTCAATTATCTGAGTCACGTCATCGAGGACTATTTCAAAGACGGCCAGGGTTTCGGTCTCGAGGTGAGGTACCTGCGCGAAACCGTGAAAATGGGCACGGCCGGGGCGCTGACCCTCCTGCCGGAGGTGCCGAGCGGGCCGATCATCGTGATGAACGGGGACATCCTCACCACGTCCGATTTTGCCAGCCTGCACGCCTTCCATGTCGCCCATGGCGCGACCATCACGATTGCCGCGATCGACCACAAGGTGGACATACCCTATGGTGTCATCCGGGCCGACGGGCACGTGGTGCGGGGCTTGGTGGAGAAGCCATCGGAGCGCTTCCTCTGCAATGCGGGCATCTATGCCGTTTCCGCGGCGGCCCTGCGCCAGCTGGCGAGCGGCAAGCATGTCAACATGACGGACCTGATCGACGCCTGTCTCCGGGACGGACTGCCGGTCGCGGTGTTCCCGGTGCATGAGTACTGGAATGACATTGGCACGGTGGCGGACCTGCAGAATGCGCGGGCGCACTTTGCCAAGCTGGAGGTGGTCAAATGA